From the genome of Rathayibacter sp. VKM Ac-2759, one region includes:
- a CDS encoding RNA polymerase sigma factor, translating to MSRTAHCCQRHPERRSKRILRRSAGDRTAHSVSTPSEATDASNGATRPVEGDAALIDAARRGDRAAFGRLYDRHAATTYRYVLSIVRETSDAEDVVQDVFITTWARIGDIRIVDTSALPWLLTTARFTALNHLRATTRARRRTEEGDLSGHAVRRDPTEEEVTRRLLFAAIEEAVAGLSDTDQALYYLCIEQGSSYADAAEALGASHGAVRNRLSRLRGTLRTALRPFEREF from the coding sequence ATGTCGAGGACCGCTCACTGCTGTCAACGACACCCCGAGCGCCGCTCGAAACGGATTCTGAGACGATCCGCCGGGGATCGGACAGCACACAGTGTGAGCACACCCTCGGAAGCGACCGATGCGTCCAACGGCGCCACCCGGCCCGTCGAGGGTGACGCTGCGCTGATCGACGCGGCTCGGCGCGGGGATCGGGCGGCGTTCGGCCGGCTCTACGACCGGCATGCGGCGACGACGTACCGGTACGTGCTCAGCATCGTCCGCGAGACGAGCGACGCCGAGGACGTCGTCCAGGACGTGTTCATCACCACCTGGGCGCGGATCGGCGACATCAGGATCGTCGACACGTCGGCGCTGCCGTGGCTGCTGACGACCGCCAGGTTCACCGCGCTGAACCATCTGCGCGCCACGACCCGCGCCCGCCGGCGCACCGAGGAGGGCGATCTCTCCGGTCACGCCGTGCGCCGCGATCCCACCGAGGAGGAGGTCACCCGGCGGCTGCTGTTCGCGGCGATCGAGGAGGCCGTCGCGGGCCTCTCCGACACCGATCAGGCGCTGTACTACCTGTGCATCGAGCAGGGCAGCAGCTACGCCGACGCCGCGGAGGCCCTCGGCGCCAGTCACGGGGCGGTCCGGAACCGGCTCAGCCGGCTCCGTGGCACCCTCCGCACCGCGCTGCGCCCTTTCGAGAGGGAATTCTGA
- a CDS encoding peptidase inhibitor family I36 protein — protein MSTTTGTPVRRSAAALGLSAALAAGALAPTAGADPLDATGAQNCIVITELARELCAPLGEDLDRKVLEETGLTVVDSTTAPAASRAASPASAAATYVLARLYDDADYGGSSLSITDSSACNGTTVKPTTDIGSGWYGRVSSFAVYNGCTVKIYETTGFGGSSYGYAGSTSYVGSAMNDRTRSLRAK, from the coding sequence ATGTCCACGACCACGGGCACTCCGGTGCGCCGATCCGCAGCCGCCCTCGGCCTCAGCGCCGCCCTCGCCGCGGGAGCCCTCGCGCCGACGGCGGGCGCCGATCCGCTCGATGCGACGGGTGCGCAGAACTGCATCGTCATCACCGAGCTCGCCCGCGAGCTCTGCGCGCCGCTCGGCGAGGACCTGGACCGGAAGGTCCTCGAGGAGACGGGACTGACGGTCGTCGACTCGACGACGGCACCCGCGGCGAGCCGCGCCGCGTCGCCCGCGAGCGCCGCCGCGACGTACGTCCTCGCCCGGCTCTACGACGACGCCGACTACGGAGGGAGCTCGCTCTCGATCACCGACTCCTCCGCCTGCAACGGCACCACCGTGAAGCCCACCACCGACATCGGCTCCGGCTGGTACGGACGCGTCAGCTCCTTCGCGGTCTACAACGGCTGCACCGTGAAGATCTACGAGACCACCGGCTTCGGCGGGAGCAGCTACGGCTACGCGGGCAGCACGAGCTACGTCGGCTCCGCCATGAACGACAGGACCCGGTCCCTCCGCGCGAAGTGA
- a CDS encoding helix-turn-helix domain-containing protein: MPSASVVSTSLRGAEGASWFRHRGVEVVDAEGLQLYANEIHDANTRLTRVWHSRIDIDVHIGSRDSSIVLIQIEGVALLEMEGEGSVRELHPGGFALFPAGTTFSMRSTGEVARYEASFDLGNLPPAFRERVASGLVENEPLPGYRQLVVGAASSALTFELASAQPGFAFFLHGFTSFVTALIVQTLEDRAVKSGRGASLYDLALRVIERESKDPDFAVTELADAVGVSLRHLRRVFAEHGTTPTSALRDERLRTAYGLLSAPAGGARVSREAIAHLSGFRDARTLRRALDLSAGERGRGSGGGASDW; this comes from the coding sequence ATGCCCTCTGCGTCGGTGGTCTCCACGTCGCTGCGCGGCGCCGAGGGCGCGTCGTGGTTCCGGCACCGCGGAGTGGAGGTCGTCGACGCCGAGGGACTCCAGCTCTATGCCAATGAGATCCATGATGCGAATACCCGCCTCACGCGGGTCTGGCACAGCCGGATCGATATCGATGTCCATATCGGGAGCAGAGACTCGTCGATCGTCCTGATTCAGATCGAGGGGGTGGCTCTCCTCGAGATGGAGGGGGAGGGGAGCGTGAGAGAGCTCCATCCCGGCGGATTCGCCCTCTTTCCCGCGGGGACGACATTCTCGATGCGATCGACCGGAGAAGTCGCCCGGTACGAGGCGAGCTTCGATCTCGGGAACCTCCCTCCGGCATTCCGAGAGAGGGTCGCCTCCGGACTCGTCGAGAACGAACCGCTCCCCGGCTATCGCCAACTGGTCGTGGGCGCCGCGAGCAGTGCGCTGACGTTCGAGCTGGCGTCGGCCCAGCCGGGTTTCGCCTTCTTCCTCCACGGGTTCACCTCGTTCGTCACTGCCCTCATCGTGCAGACACTCGAGGACCGGGCAGTGAAGTCGGGCAGAGGCGCCTCCCTGTACGACCTGGCGCTCCGAGTGATCGAACGCGAATCGAAGGATCCGGACTTCGCGGTCACCGAACTCGCGGATGCGGTAGGGGTATCACTGCGGCACCTCCGCCGGGTATTCGCTGAGCACGGAACCACTCCGACGTCGGCCCTCCGGGACGAGCGGCTGAGAACGGCGTACGGATTGCTCTCCGCTCCCGCTGGAGGGGCCCGGGTCTCCCGGGAGGCGATCGCCCATCTCTCCGGATTCCGTGACGCGCGAACTCTGCGTCGGGCACTCGACCTGTCTGCCGGCGAGAGGGGCAGGGGTAGCGGAGGCGGCGCCTCCGACTGGTGA
- a CDS encoding MFS transporter, with the protein MTVDAARTSTRAPLSPPLRRRRAAIFAFMLTIGIGLASFIVRTPAVRDLVQASTAEMGLILFGISVGSMTGILCSAALVRRFGARRPIIIGGASFVTGLALLAGSAGLGQGIGVFIGLVGVGAGFGLAEIAINIEGAAIEQASGRSILPVLHGCYSLGSVIGALAGIAMTAIAFPVWIHLLVVSALALAAMLWAVPKIPATTGRQEAGGAGSPGLGAQLAVWKQRRIVFLGLIVLALALAEGSAGDWLPLIMVDGHGASATVGSLVFAGFALAMTIGRFSGEPLLARFGKPAVLCVSALVSAAGIALVVFSDSVVVAGLAVLLWGLGAALGFPVTLSAAGESDDPTTTVGAVAAAGYVAFLVGPPLLGFLGEHYGLRGAMIVVLVVVAGASLLTSAARTPKPAAP; encoded by the coding sequence ATGACTGTCGACGCCGCCCGGACCTCCACGCGCGCGCCGCTGTCGCCGCCGCTGCGCCGCCGCCGGGCCGCGATCTTCGCCTTCATGCTCACGATCGGCATCGGCCTCGCCTCGTTCATCGTGCGCACCCCCGCCGTGCGCGATCTGGTGCAGGCGAGCACCGCCGAGATGGGGCTCATCCTCTTCGGCATCTCGGTCGGCTCGATGACGGGCATCCTCTGCTCCGCGGCCCTGGTGCGCCGCTTCGGCGCGCGCCGGCCGATCATCATCGGAGGCGCCTCCTTCGTCACCGGCCTCGCCCTCCTCGCCGGCTCGGCCGGTCTGGGCCAGGGCATCGGAGTGTTCATCGGGCTCGTCGGCGTCGGCGCCGGCTTCGGCCTGGCCGAGATCGCGATCAACATCGAGGGCGCCGCGATCGAGCAGGCCTCCGGCCGGTCGATCCTGCCCGTCCTGCACGGCTGCTACAGCCTCGGCTCGGTGATCGGCGCGCTCGCCGGCATCGCGATGACGGCGATCGCGTTCCCGGTCTGGATCCACCTCCTCGTCGTCTCCGCCCTCGCGCTGGCGGCGATGCTCTGGGCGGTGCCGAAGATCCCGGCGACCACGGGCCGGCAGGAGGCGGGCGGCGCGGGCTCCCCCGGACTCGGCGCCCAGCTCGCCGTCTGGAAGCAGCGGCGCATCGTGTTCCTCGGCCTCATCGTCCTCGCGCTCGCCCTCGCCGAGGGCTCGGCCGGCGACTGGCTGCCGCTGATCATGGTCGACGGCCACGGGGCCAGCGCGACGGTGGGCTCGCTCGTCTTCGCCGGGTTCGCGCTCGCCATGACGATCGGCCGCTTCTCGGGCGAGCCCCTCCTCGCCCGCTTCGGCAAGCCCGCCGTGCTGTGCGTCAGCGCCCTCGTGTCGGCGGCCGGGATCGCGCTCGTCGTCTTCTCCGACAGCGTCGTCGTCGCCGGCCTCGCCGTGCTGCTCTGGGGGCTCGGCGCGGCGCTCGGCTTCCCGGTCACGCTGTCGGCCGCGGGCGAGAGCGACGACCCCACCACGACGGTCGGCGCGGTCGCCGCCGCGGGCTACGTCGCGTTCCTCGTCGGGCCGCCGCTGCTCGGCTTCCTCGGCGAGCACTACGGCCTCCGCGGCGCGATGATCGTCGTGCTCGTCGTGGTCGCGGGCGCGTCCCTCCTCACCTCCGCGGCGCGGACGCCGAAGCCCGCCGCGCCCTAG
- a CDS encoding GntR family transcriptional regulator, producing MTIQGDNALVDDLAARIRAKIMSGEIPIGAPLRQADLASQFGISRTPVREALRQLQTGGLIEVVPNRGAVVRVPVPWEVREAYEVRAELESLAARRAVDRLDDATIAELRAVNTAMYERSLAVAAGTADDRDGTANDQFHGLIYRASGNTRLGRMLNEINDAFPRNVSGLVLRENSRHREENFREHEQIVEAFVAGDRDRAADIMREHVLRAGEHLAHWYERRSSTVFTG from the coding sequence GTGACCATCCAGGGCGACAACGCACTCGTCGACGATCTGGCCGCGCGCATCCGCGCGAAGATCATGTCGGGAGAGATCCCGATCGGCGCCCCGCTGCGCCAGGCCGATCTCGCCTCGCAGTTCGGCATCAGCCGCACGCCGGTGCGCGAGGCCCTTCGCCAGCTGCAGACCGGCGGGCTCATCGAGGTCGTCCCGAACCGCGGAGCCGTCGTGCGCGTGCCGGTGCCGTGGGAGGTGCGCGAGGCCTACGAGGTGCGCGCCGAGCTCGAGTCGCTCGCCGCCCGCCGCGCCGTCGACCGCCTCGACGACGCGACCATCGCCGAGCTGCGCGCCGTCAACACCGCCATGTACGAGCGTTCGCTGGCCGTCGCGGCCGGCACCGCCGACGACCGCGACGGCACCGCGAACGACCAGTTCCACGGCCTGATCTACCGGGCGTCCGGCAACACGCGCCTCGGCCGCATGCTCAACGAGATCAACGACGCCTTCCCGCGCAACGTCTCGGGCCTGGTGCTTCGCGAGAACTCCCGCCACCGCGAGGAGAACTTCCGAGAGCACGAGCAGATCGTCGAGGCCTTCGTGGCCGGCGATCGAGACCGCGCCGCCGACATCATGCGCGAGCACGTCCTCCGCGCCGGCGAGCACCTCGCCCACTGGTACGAGCGCCGCTCCTCCACGGTCTTCACGGGCTGA